One window of Ignavibacteriales bacterium genomic DNA carries:
- a CDS encoding T9SS type A sorting domain-containing protein, which translates to MLGSLSWIVGAGGSIPVELTSFTSVVRDNDVTLNWKTATETNNSSFVVERKSNHNSQFTQIANIPGRGTTTEPVSYSYTDVDLVAGTYTYRLKQIDLDGTFDYIGSIEVEVVPPKVFALEQNYPNPFNPTTTIKYSVPTSGLVNLSIFNVLGEKVTDLINKEVEAGSYELNFNASNLSSGVYFYKLEAGSFTSIKKMMLIK; encoded by the coding sequence ATGTTAGGTTCATTATCTTGGATAGTTGGCGCCGGCGGATCGATTCCGGTAGAACTAACATCATTTACTTCTGTAGTCAGAGATAATGATGTAACTTTAAACTGGAAGACTGCAACTGAAACTAATAACAGTAGTTTTGTAGTTGAAAGAAAATCAAACCACAATAGTCAATTCACTCAGATTGCAAATATTCCAGGTAGAGGGACCACAACTGAGCCTGTAAGCTATTCATATACTGATGTAGATCTAGTTGCTGGTACTTACACTTACAGACTAAAGCAAATTGATTTAGATGGTACCTTTGATTATATCGGTTCCATAGAAGTGGAAGTTGTTCCTCCAAAAGTATTTGCTCTTGAACAGAATTATCCAAATCCGTTTAACCCAACAACCACAATAAAGTATTCAGTTCCAACTTCTGGATTGGTAAATTTGAGTATCTTTAATGTTTTAGGAGAGAAGGTTACTGATTTGATTAACAAAGAAGTAGAGGCTGGTTCTTATGAACTAAACTTTAATGCTTCAAACTTATCAAGCGGTGTTTACTTCTATAAACTAGAAGCTGGTAGTTTTACATCTATCAAGAAAATGATGCTTATTAAATAG